A region from the Candidatus Binatia bacterium genome encodes:
- the nadA gene encoding quinolinate synthase NadA, whose amino-acid sequence MERHATLAEELHQKLAPTHPGYYDLDTCRHLAEVVVQIRALKRERNAVILAHNYQRPEIFEVADFIGDSLELARQAAGVEADVIVFCGVHFMAETAKILNPKKTVLLPDLRAGCSLADSVTADEVVERRDELKAVYPDLAVVAYVNTTAAVKAVVDVCCTSSNAAKIVNRLPSEHILFVPDQHLGEYVQQHTNKTILTWNGACYVHHQITPENILRIKEALPHARILVHPECRADVIALADAVLSTSGMVDYAKRSEATEFVVVTECGLSDRLFLEVPEKKFYKACKLCQFMKMITLDRTLWSLQTMQHEIVLDEEVRRGAERSLRRMLELSA is encoded by the coding sequence ATGGAACGGCACGCAACTCTCGCGGAGGAACTCCACCAAAAACTCGCGCCCACGCACCCCGGCTATTACGACCTCGATACCTGCCGTCATCTGGCCGAAGTGGTGGTGCAAATCCGTGCGCTCAAGCGAGAGCGCAACGCGGTCATCCTGGCGCACAACTACCAGCGCCCCGAGATCTTCGAGGTGGCCGATTTTATCGGCGACTCGCTCGAGCTTGCGCGGCAAGCAGCCGGCGTGGAAGCCGATGTGATTGTGTTTTGCGGTGTGCACTTCATGGCCGAGACGGCAAAGATCCTGAACCCAAAGAAGACCGTGCTGCTTCCGGATCTGCGTGCGGGCTGCTCGCTTGCGGACAGTGTGACGGCCGACGAAGTCGTCGAGCGCCGCGATGAACTCAAGGCGGTGTATCCCGATCTCGCGGTGGTGGCGTACGTGAATACCACGGCAGCGGTCAAGGCTGTGGTCGACGTTTGTTGCACCTCGTCGAACGCAGCGAAAATCGTCAACCGCCTTCCGAGCGAGCACATCTTGTTCGTGCCCGACCAACACCTCGGCGAATACGTACAGCAGCACACGAACAAGACCATCCTGACTTGGAACGGCGCCTGTTACGTGCACCACCAAATCACCCCGGAAAACATTCTGAGAATCAAGGAGGCACTGCCGCACGCTCGCATCTTGGTTCACCCGGAGTGTCGCGCCGACGTGATCGCGTTGGCCGACGCTGTGCTTAGTACGAGTGGCATGGTCGATTACGCCAAGCGCAGCGAAGCCACGGAATTTGTTGTGGTCACGGAGTGCGGCCTCTCCGATCGGTTGTTTCTCGAGGTGCCGGAGAAAAAGTTTTACAAGGCGTGCAAGCTGTGCCAGTTCATGAAAATGATCACCCTCGACCGTACCCTGTGGTCGCTGCAAACCATGCAGCACGAAATCGTGCTGGACGAGGAGGTCCGCCGCGGCGCAGAGCGCTCGCTGCGACGCATGCTCGAGCTCAGTGCGTGA
- a CDS encoding acyl-CoA dehydrogenase family protein: protein MSQYRPMTEEELRERVRRLKAEVHPDKVDMFTFRGAQYDHGLAWVHFPEGYGGLGINPKMQAIVADELRKDVETVYDDLAINPIGIGMGAPTLMTYGSEELKQALLRKCFTGEEIWCQLFSEPGAGSDVAGLATRAVRDGDDWVVNGQKVWTTLAHVAKWGLLVARTNPDVPKHEGLSYFLLDMHSPGVEVRPLYQITGEAEFNEVFLNDVRIPHRYMLGKEGQGWQVAITTLMNERTALGGGSTQKGGGPIQVLMQIWKSGPAKRLSKSEAAVLRDRIARLYTESELLRLTALRAREMMRAGNPGPEGSVGKLAQAELYKKIWECCMDVLGEDALVYEPGYTLRRPAHEERRDKVLLAKYQFLRSRANSIEGGTSEIMRNILGERVLGLPGEPRTDKGIPWKDIPRGG from the coding sequence ATGTCCCAGTACCGACCGATGACCGAAGAGGAACTGCGCGAACGGGTTCGCCGGCTCAAAGCCGAAGTCCACCCCGACAAGGTCGATATGTTCACCTTTCGCGGTGCTCAGTACGACCACGGCCTCGCCTGGGTGCACTTCCCCGAGGGCTATGGCGGCCTTGGGATCAATCCGAAGATGCAGGCAATCGTGGCCGACGAGCTCCGCAAAGACGTCGAAACCGTTTACGACGACTTGGCCATCAACCCGATCGGCATTGGCATGGGGGCTCCCACGTTGATGACCTACGGTTCTGAGGAGCTCAAGCAGGCGCTGTTGCGCAAGTGCTTTACCGGCGAGGAAATCTGGTGCCAGCTGTTTAGCGAGCCCGGGGCTGGCTCCGATGTCGCTGGCTTAGCCACTCGCGCCGTGCGCGATGGCGACGATTGGGTGGTGAACGGCCAAAAGGTTTGGACCACCTTAGCACACGTGGCCAAGTGGGGTTTGCTTGTTGCCCGCACCAACCCAGATGTGCCGAAGCACGAGGGGCTCTCGTATTTCCTGCTGGACATGCATTCTCCCGGGGTAGAAGTGCGCCCCTTGTACCAGATTACGGGCGAAGCGGAGTTTAACGAAGTGTTCTTGAACGACGTGCGGATTCCGCACCGCTACATGCTCGGCAAGGAAGGACAGGGCTGGCAAGTAGCGATTACGACGCTGATGAACGAGCGGACCGCTTTGGGGGGCGGATCCACGCAAAAAGGCGGGGGGCCCATCCAAGTGCTCATGCAAATTTGGAAATCGGGGCCGGCAAAGCGGCTGAGCAAGAGCGAAGCCGCAGTGCTGCGCGATCGAATCGCGCGCTTGTACACAGAATCCGAGTTACTCCGGCTTACCGCCTTGCGGGCACGGGAAATGATGCGTGCCGGGAACCCTGGGCCGGAAGGTTCCGTGGGTAAGCTCGCACAAGCAGAGCTTTACAAGAAGATTTGGGAATGCTGCATGGACGTCCTCGGCGAGGATGCCTTGGTGTACGAGCCGGGCTACACCTTGCGGCGCCCGGCCCACGAGGAGCGGCGCGACAAGGTGTTGTTGGCGAAGTATCAGTTCCTCCGCTCCCGGGCCAACTCCATCGAGGGCGGTACATCGGAGATCATGCGTAACATCCTCGGTGAGCGCGTGCTCGGGCTACCTGGTGAGCCGCGCACGGACAAAGGCATTCCTTGGAAGGATATCCCGCGCGGCGGATGA
- a CDS encoding class I SAM-dependent methyltransferase, with protein MDEYTQRTRAWLEQIYSGPPPGFGDYVPHSPIGGLSFRARYLGTYAHLYAILRRLRHYSFRSALDVGAGEGFLAQLVTEIFGARCFATDLALHACRRARERVEHVVCAHALELPFKDNCVDVVISVNTLEHIRPIHEAVEELERVARHLLVVALPHARMGQAPEPPTEPHAHVSLLTRAQMQTLFGARAQIFPSLSRLVRPLYALVAEDDVREQPRYRWLARPPWNAVYRLARSLGYILPRRFLLRWLCRIEYAAAQLFPWWTYESIVIIELDSGQPPERRIGEREILLRLLAPARPARNAPAARN; from the coding sequence ATGGACGAGTACACCCAGCGCACCCGGGCCTGGCTCGAGCAGATTTACTCCGGGCCACCGCCTGGCTTCGGGGACTACGTGCCGCACAGCCCCATTGGTGGGCTTTCGTTCCGCGCGCGGTATCTCGGCACGTATGCGCACTTGTATGCCATCCTGCGCCGTCTGCGCCATTATTCCTTTCGTTCGGCTCTCGATGTGGGTGCGGGCGAGGGATTTCTTGCACAGCTCGTTACCGAGATCTTCGGTGCTCGCTGTTTTGCCACGGATCTCGCCTTACACGCTTGCCGGCGAGCCCGGGAGCGGGTGGAACACGTAGTCTGTGCGCATGCCTTAGAGCTCCCCTTTAAGGACAATTGCGTGGATGTGGTGATCTCGGTCAATACTCTGGAACACATCCGCCCGATTCACGAGGCCGTGGAGGAGCTTGAGCGGGTTGCTCGTCACTTGCTCGTTGTGGCGTTGCCGCATGCACGCATGGGTCAGGCGCCGGAACCGCCTACTGAGCCGCACGCCCACGTGAGCCTCCTCACGCGAGCACAAATGCAAACCCTGTTCGGCGCGCGCGCCCAAATCTTTCCGAGCTTGAGTCGGCTGGTGCGTCCGCTCTACGCGCTCGTCGCCGAAGATGACGTGCGCGAGCAACCGCGCTACCGCTGGCTCGCCCGCCCACCGTGGAACGCTGTGTATCGGCTGGCTCGGAGCCTCGGGTATATCCTGCCGCGCCGGTTCTTGCTTCGCTGGCTTTGCCGGATCGAATATGCAGCCGCACAACTGTTTCCGTGGTGGACTTATGAATCCATCGTCATCATCGAGCTAGACTCTGGGCAGCCGCCCGAGCGTCGCATCGGGGAGAGGGAAATTTTGCTGCGGCTGCTCGCACCCGCACGCCCCGCCAGGAACGCACCGGCGGCGCGCAATTGA
- a CDS encoding PAS domain-containing protein → MCDDETRTQAGQHFDLRNSALAALRAFPDPWWLLDDHGKILFASDVLGALLGLQGTDCRGLTLAELWQRVGARVIHDAEVLQRWSGASALVEWRTGRGEQRRAILRETVVAAEGEPVRVAVLHEVSACLAEHVALAECRDRFAAFMEHLPGVAYMKDPAGRYVYVSPTFERHFGKPPDAYVGKRDAEVWPAEVVEQLRASDAAVLERRSVVQTTERVPQADGLHYWLATKFPILSASGEVVLIGGVAVDVTEERRALESLKELQRSAQQRERLADVGAITAQILHDLANPIAGLSMQVQLLLRRAARDPNRPVASLVQSLGRLLAEVQRLDALLREFKDFAREQRLELQPLRLRAFLGDCIAQWRPVARSRDIGLVGELSPDLPVIRADAEQLRRVMDNLVKNAIEAIDRGPGTIWLRSAPVGSERVRISVADDGPGIASHIDPFRLFETTKPYGTGLGLPIVRQIVEAHGGRIAFEPREPRGVTFHIDLPQHGPAWPTPPTGFVGPR, encoded by the coding sequence GTGTGCGACGACGAGACGCGAACCCAAGCTGGGCAACACTTCGACCTCCGGAATAGTGCTCTGGCAGCGTTGCGCGCGTTCCCGGATCCCTGGTGGCTCCTCGACGATCACGGGAAAATCCTTTTCGCCAGCGACGTGCTCGGGGCATTGCTAGGGTTGCAGGGGACTGATTGCCGCGGCCTGACCTTGGCGGAACTCTGGCAGCGAGTAGGGGCACGGGTGATTCACGACGCCGAGGTGTTGCAGAGGTGGTCGGGGGCCAGTGCGCTCGTTGAGTGGAGAACGGGTCGGGGCGAGCAGCGCCGGGCCATCTTGCGCGAGACGGTTGTCGCTGCAGAGGGGGAGCCCGTGCGTGTGGCCGTGCTGCACGAAGTCAGTGCTTGCCTGGCGGAGCATGTAGCCCTAGCCGAGTGCCGCGATCGCTTTGCCGCGTTCATGGAGCATTTGCCCGGAGTGGCGTACATGAAAGATCCTGCGGGTCGCTATGTGTACGTGAGCCCCACGTTCGAGCGCCATTTTGGGAAGCCGCCCGATGCGTACGTTGGAAAGCGCGATGCTGAGGTGTGGCCGGCGGAGGTGGTGGAGCAACTCCGAGCGAGCGACGCAGCCGTGCTCGAGCGGCGGAGCGTGGTGCAAACCACCGAGCGCGTGCCGCAAGCCGATGGCTTGCACTATTGGCTGGCAACCAAGTTTCCCATTCTGTCAGCCAGCGGCGAGGTCGTGCTCATCGGCGGCGTGGCTGTGGATGTCACGGAAGAACGACGTGCTTTGGAAAGCCTCAAGGAGTTGCAACGCTCGGCGCAGCAGCGCGAGCGTCTGGCCGATGTGGGCGCAATTACCGCGCAAATTTTGCATGACTTAGCGAACCCCATCGCTGGCTTGTCCATGCAGGTGCAGCTCTTGTTGCGCCGCGCCGCCCGCGATCCGAACCGCCCGGTGGCGAGTCTGGTCCAGTCGCTCGGCCGGCTCCTGGCCGAGGTGCAGCGCTTGGACGCCTTGCTACGGGAATTTAAAGACTTTGCCCGCGAGCAGCGCTTAGAGCTGCAACCACTCCGGCTGCGCGCATTCCTGGGCGACTGCATCGCTCAGTGGCGACCCGTCGCACGATCGCGCGACATTGGCTTGGTGGGCGAGTTGTCTCCCGATCTCCCGGTGATTCGGGCAGACGCCGAGCAGCTGCGGCGGGTTATGGATAACTTGGTCAAGAACGCCATCGAGGCCATCGACCGCGGACCAGGAACCATCTGGCTCCGTTCGGCGCCGGTGGGTTCAGAGCGAGTGCGGATCTCGGTGGCCGACGACGGTCCGGGCATCGCCTCCCATATCGATCCGTTTCGCTTGTTCGAGACCACCAAGCCCTATGGAACCGGGTTAGGATTACCCATCGTCCGGCAAATCGTCGAAGCGCACGGCGGAAGGATTGCCTTCGAGCCGCGGGAGCCACGCGGAGTCACGTTTCACATAGACCTGCCCCAGCACGGGCCCGCCTGGCCGACGCCCCCGACCGGGTTTGTCGGCCCGCGGTAA